Below is a window of Streptomyces sp. NBC_01429 DNA.
GGCGAGCGCGGCGGCCAGGTAGGAGGCCCCGTTGCGAGCGGCCCGCTCCGGCGGCAGGTCGGCGGCCGGGTCCGTCTCCGTACCCTTCGTGTTCTCGCAGACCGGCGTGGTGCCCGGCGCCACCGGCGAGGTCACCATCCGTTTGCCGACCCCGGCGAGTACGGCGGCGGCCGTGGCCGCGTCGTCGGCGGTCAGCAGGCCGGACGCGTCCGGTCGGTACGCGAAGGCCCCGGCGTCCGCGCCCGACGCCGCGCCGCACGGGATGGAGAGGCGCACCAGCGCGTCGAAGGCGTGCTTGCCCTCGGGGGAGGGGGCGTTGTTGTGGGTACGGACGGAGCTGGGCCGTACCCCCGCCGCCGTCAGCGCGCCGATCACCAGGGAGGTGGAGGTCGCGTCGCTGGGCGTGCCGGGGCGCCGGCCCCAGCCGCCGTCCGCGTTCTGGACGGAACGGAGCCAGCTGACCCCGTGATCCATCGGCAGCTGCTGCTCGCCGAGCGAGGAGAGCGCCTGTATGGCGGCGGCGGTGGACCGGGCGTCGACGGCCGTCTTCTCGTCGCACGGTACGGAGGGGTCGGCGCGGAAGGCGGGGAAGGCGCCGCTGGCGCACTGCTGGGACTTGAGCCAGATCACGGCCTGGTCGCCCGGGCGCACTTGGGCGGCGGCCTGGCCCAGCATGGACAGCGACTGGCGCCACACGCCGTCCTGGGTCGGATCCTTGTCGCCGTACAGGCCGGGGGGAATCACTATGGTCGTGGCCGCGCCCGAGGCGGTGTCCGAGGAGGGGTCCGCCTGCATGGTGGACGCCCCGGCGGCCGGAGTGCGCGCCTCGGCCGGGGCCGGCGCCGGAGACCTGTCACCCCCCGCCGCGGCGGCTGGAGCGAACGCCACGCAGAGCACGGCGGATGCGGCGAGCGCCGCGGTGCAGCGGCGAACGGTGGTCATGGCGGGCGGAGCCTCTCCTGCGGGAGCTGCGGTTCAGTGCCGTTCTGTACCGGCTTGCCGCGATATGGGCGATACGAGCGGTGCGGGCCACCCGGACGATACGGGCATGAAGGCGACCGCGCCCACTCTACCGGCCCCCGTCATGCCGCTCCCCGGGCCGGTCCTCGGGTCGCGGCCGTCGCCGAGCACCGGCCGCCCACCTCTCGTTCCCCTCGCTCACCGACAACCAGGTTAAATCCGGCGAACAGTCGGGAAACATTGCCCCTTTGCAGTGCCCGCCCTCTTGTTGGCGCCGTATCTACGCGCGTATCTTGAGCCGACTTTGAGCCTTCCCGCACCGTCTGCCCCCACCTCACGTGCACAGGAATGCGCAGCAGAGCCACCTGCACCACACGTCACACGGAACGCAGTACAACACGCGACGGAGAGAGCAACCGTGTCCCCATCCATACCCCCGGCCCTGCGCGGCAGACGCGCCCGGATCATCGCCATCACCCTCCCCGTAGGCATCGTCGGATCCCTCATCGCGCTCCCGTTCACCGCGCAGGCGACCCCGTCCCCCGACGCGGTCATCGCCGAGGTCTACGGCGGCGGCGGGAACTCCGGTGCCACCTTCACCAACGACTTCATCGAGCTGGGCAACGCCGGCGGCGCCTCCTTCGACCTGACCGGCTGGTCCGTCCAGTACCTGAGCGGTTCGCCCACCGCCACCACCAAGTGGTCGGTCACACCGCTGGACGGCGCGATCCCGGCCGGCGGCAGCTACCTCGTCCAGGAGGCGAAGGGCGCGGGCGGTGACACCCCGCTGCCCACCCCGGACGCGACCGGCACCATCGCCATGTCGGCGAGCAGCGGCACCGTCGCGCTGGTCCACTCCACCACCGCGCTGACCTGCCTGACCGCCGACGACTGCGCGGCGGACACCAGCGTCAAGGACCTGGTCGGCTTCGGCACCGCCGCCGTCAAGGAGACCGCGCCCGCCACCGGCGCCGACAACACCCACTCGGTGGCCAGGAACGCCGCGCTCACCGACACGGACAACAACTCCGCCGACCTCAGCGGCTCCACGCCCACCCCGCGCAACAGCGCCGGTGCGGGCGAGGGCCCCGGCGGCGGCGAGCCGTCCCCGACACCTTCGCCCACCGACACCACCCCCGGTGAGCTGCGCGTCCACGACATCCAGGGCGCCACCCGGATCTCGCCGTACGTGGGCAAGAGCGTCACCAACGTCCCCGGCGTGGTCACCGCCGTCCGCTCCACCGGCACGTCGCGCGGCTTCTGGATCCAGGACACGAAGCCGGACAAGAACCCCGCCACCAGCGAGGCCGTCTTCGTCTTCACCGGCTCCACCACCCCGCAGGTCAAGGTCGGCGACTCGGTCCTCGTCTCCGCCAAGGTCGTCGAGTACTACCCGGGCGGCCAGAGTTCGGGATCGCAGTCGATCACCGAGCTGAGCGGTCCCACGACCACGGTGCTGTCCTCGGGCAACAAGCTGCCCGCGCCCGAGGTCGTCAACGCCAAGACGCTGCCCGACACCTACGCCCCGAAGGTGAAGGGGCTCAACATCGAGCCGCTCGCCCTCAAGCCCGACAAGTTCGCCCTCGACTGGTTCGAGTCGCGCGAGGGCATGCTGCTCCAGATCGGCGACAGCCGGGTCGTGGGCGCGTCCAACTCGTACGGCGAGACCTGGGTCACCACCAAGCCCAAGCAGAACGCGACCCCGCGCGGCGGCACCGTCTACACCGGGTACGACGAGGTCAACTCGGGCCGCCTCAAGCTCATCTCGCTGACCGGCGACACGGTCACCGCCAATGTGGGCGACACGCTCACCGGCCCGAGCACCGGCGTGCTGGACTACTCCAACTACGGCGGCTACACCCTCCAGACGACCACCCTGGGCAAGGTCAAGTCCGGCGGTCTCAAGCCGGAGGTGGCGAAGAAGGGCAAGGACGACGAGCTGTCGGTCGCCACGTACAACGTCGAGAACCTCGCCCCGACCAACGCGCAGTCCAAGTTCGACCGGCTCGCGGACGGCGTCGTCACCAACCTCGCCTCGCCGGACGTGGTCAGCCTGGAGGAGATCCAGGACAACAACGGCAACAAGGACGACGGTACGGTCGCGGCCGACCAGACCCTCGCCAAGTTCACCGCCGCCATCAAGGCGAAGGGCGGCCCCTCCTACGAGTGGCGCTCGATCGACCCCGTGGACAAGGCCGACGGCGGTGAGCCGGGCGGCAACATCCGCAACGTCTTCCTCTTCAACCCCAAGCGCGTGAGCTTCGTCGACCGTCCGGGGGGCGACGCCACCACGGCGGTCGAGGTCGTCACCTCGGGGAAGAAGGACAAGACCGTCTCGCTGTCGGTCTCCCCGGGCCGGATCAACCCGGCGTCCGACGCCTGGAAGAACAGCCGCAAGCCGCTCGTCGGCGAGTTCGACTTCCGTGGCCAGCGGATCTTCGTCGTCGGCAACCACTTCAACTCCAAGGGCGGCGACCAGCCCACGCACGGCGTCAACCAGCCGCCGGTCCTCGGCTCCGAGACCCAGCGCCTGGCCCAGGCCAAGGAGGTCCACGGCTTCGTCTCCGACCTGCTCGCCAAGGACAAGAAGGCCAAGATCGTCGTTCTCGGTGACCTGAACGACTACCAGTTCTCCAAGCCCCTCACCACCCTCACCAAGGGCAAGGTCCTCACCGACCTGATCAGCACCCTGCCGAAGAACGAGCGCTACAGCTACGTCTACGACGGCAACTCGCAGACGCTCGACCACATCCTGGTCAGCCCGGCGATCAAGAAGCCCGGCTACGACGTCGTGCACATCAACGCGGAGTTCGCCGACCAGGCGAGCGACCACGACCCGCAGGTCGTGCGCGTCAAGTAACGCCCGCTTGCCCGCCTCCCCGGTGGGCGGGCGGCCGCACGGCCGCCCGCCCACCGGGGAGGCGGGCAAGCGGGACTCTCTTCCCTCGGCCGGGAGACCAAGGATTCCCACTCCGCCAACTGGTGACGGACCCCGGGAAAACCCGGCGCCGAGCCCAGGGGCAGGCGGATCAGGAGCCTTGTACGGCGATGGCGGTAAAAGCCGACCGCTCTCGGCTCATCGCCGCCGTGGCGCGTGCAGCATCTTGTCGAAGGGGGACCGAGGACACGGCGGTGATGCCTACCGCGCGCAGTGCTTGCACCGTCCCGTGCACGTCCGTAACCGCCCCACTCCCCTGCGCGTGCCGCCGCGAGGATGCGTGCGAGGTCCTCGGCCCGGCACTCGACCGCGTGATACGTCCAGTTCAGGCCCAGCGCGGCATGTGCGGCCCGGTGGATGACCGGCGAGAGCGCGCGGTGGACGGGCTGGCCGAGCAGGGCGAGCTTGACGGTGTCGGCCGGTACATCTGCGACGCCGGCTGTCTCGCGGGGGTCCTGGACGCCGCGCGCGCCGGGCTGGGCGCCGCGCTGCTGACCTCACTGGGCGAGGCGCCCGACGGGCTGAGCGAGCGTCACGACCTGCCGCCCGTACCGGCCATCCGGATGAGCGCCCACGCCCGCCGGGGCGCCGATCCCGCGATGGTCGCGGGCGCGATCGGGGCGATGCGCGCGCTGCTCGCCGGTGCCCCGGCCGAGCCCGCACCCGTACCGGAGCCCGCGCCCGTACCGGAGCCCGCGCCCGTACCGGAGCCCGCGCCCGTACCGGAGCCCGCGCCCGCGTCGGAGTCCGCGCCTGTATCAGAGTCCGCCCCTGCGCGGCGGGCAGCTCACGCCTCGCAGGGCGCCGTCAAGTAGTCGAAGGTGCGCGTGACGTCCAGCACACGCCGTACCGGAGCCGTGTAGAGCCGCAGGCACAGATCGCCGCCCGCCTGCCTGCTGGCCCGGCGCTGGCTGCGCAGGATGTTGAGCCCCGTGGAGTCCATGAAGTGCACCTGGCTGAAGTCCAGCTCCACCCGGTGGTGCGCCAGCGGCGCGAGCGTGGCGAAGAGGTCGGGCCCCGTGTCGCAGTCGAGTTCGCCTCGGACCCGGACCAGCACGTGGTCACGAAGGGAGACGATCTCCACATGGAGGGGCTCGTACGACGGCGGCACGGAGATGGGACCTCACTATCCGGTGATTCAGTGGCGGGGTGGCTGTTTCGGGCCGGCTGGCCGTGTCACGGGCCAGTGCGACGACCGGGGCACGTTACACCGTGCGATCCCGTGACGAGGTGTCAGGAAGTGCGCGCCGTCGAGCAGCCCGGTCATTTCGGCCACTGCCCGCGCGTCGCCCTCGTATGCCTCCCGGTGCCGTCCGGGCGTGTCGTTTCGCGCGAGCGGTCCGGCGAGCGGTCCGGCGCGCGGCGGTCGCTGTGCGGTCGACGGCACGCGACGGCCGGTGTGCCCGGCGGGCTCTCAGCGCGGGGTGGTCAGCTCGATCAGCCGGCAGACCGTCGCGATGTCCGCCCGTACCTCCTCGATCGACGCCCGCCCGGCGAGCCGGCTGATCAGCGCCGCGTGCCAGGTGTGCACGACGACGCGGACGGCGGAGAGCTGCTCGGGCGTGGGGCCGTGCGGACCGACGTCCGGGCCCATGGCCTCCAGGACGATCGCCGTCGTCCGCCGCGACACCGCCGCCACCTCGGCGCTCACGCTCCGGTCCGCGAAGGTCAGCGCGCGGAACATCGCGTCCGCCAGATACGGGTCGCGCTGGAGCGCGCGGCAGGCGCGCAGCAGGGTCTCGGCGACGCGTTCGGCTGCGCCGCCGCCGCTCGGGGGCCGTTCGCGCAGGGTGGCGTGGAGCTGTTCGAGCTGGTCGAGCGTGGTGGCGACCAGCAGATGGATCTTGGACGGGAAGTACCGGTAGAGCGTGCCGAGCGCGACGCCCGCCTCCTCGGCGACCTCGCGCATCTGCACCGCGTCGAAGCCGCCCCGGCAGGCCAGCCGGGTGGCGGCGCCCAGGATGTTCCGGCGCCGGGCCTCCTGACGTTCCGTCAGTGCGGTGGGTGGTGCGCAGGAGGCGGCGGGCGGTGCGCAGGAGGAGGACGGCGGGGGCGGGGGGTACGGGGGCGCCGGAGGTGACGCCGGGTCGGCCTCCGCTGTCATCCGTCCCCGCCCCCTCGGTCTGTCGACAGCATCGTAAGGGCGCGTGGTGGTGCGAATCACCTGATCGGACGGGTGTAGCGAGGCTACCTGCCGGTAGATTCGGTGCGGTGGGCGCCGGCGCCGGCCGGTTCTCGTACCTCGCTCAGGGCGGAGCGCTCCTGGCGTACGAGAACTTGTTCTAGCTTGGCGCCAGCGGTTACGCTCCGTCGAAAACCCGAGAGCGCAGTGAAAAGGGGGCCGAGAGTGACCGCTGAGGCCATTGAAGCGGGCACCGAGCCAGAGCCCCGGGGCGACGGGGACGACCGCCCTCTGCGGATCGCACTGCTCAGTTACAAGGGGAACCCGTTCTGCGGCGGCCAGGGCGTCTACGTCCGCCATCTCTCCCGCGAACTCGCCCGGCTCGGCCACAGCGTCGAGGTCATCGGCGCCCAGCCCTACCCCGTACTGGACGAGGGCGTACCGCTCACCGAGCTGTCCAGCCTCGACCTCTACCGCCACCCCGACCCCTTCCGCACCCCGAAGCGCGCCGAGTTCCGCGACTGGATCGACGCTGTCGAGGTCTCCACCATGTGGACCGGCGGCTTCCCCGAGCCGCTCACCTTCTCGCTCCGGGCCCGGCGCCATCTCGCCGCCCGCGCGGGGGAGTTCGATGTCGTCCACGACAACCAGACTCTTGGGTACGGACTGCTCGGCGACCTCGGCGCGCCCCTGGTCACCACCATCCATCACCCCATAACCGTCGACCGGGAACTCGACCTCGCCGCCGCCCCCCACTGGCGCAGACGCGTCTCCGTGCGGCGCTGGTACGGCTTCACCCGGATGCAGAAGCGCGTCGCGCGGCGGCTGCCGTCCGTGCTCACCGTCTCCGGCTCCTCCAAGCAGGAGATCACCGACCATCTCGGGGTACGGGCCGACCGCATCGACGTCGTGCACATCGGCGCCGACACCGGGCTGTTCTCGCCCGACCCCGCCGTGCCCGAGGTGCCCGGCCGGATCGTCACGACCTCCAGCGCGGACGTTCCGCTCAAGGGGCTCGTCCACCTGGTCGAGGCGCTCGCCAAGGTCCGTACGGAACACCCCGCCGCGCATCTGGTCGTCGTCGGCAAGCGGGCCGAGGACGGGCCGGTCGCACAGGCCATCGAACGATTCGGGCTCCACGACGCCGTCCGGTTCGTCAAGGGCATCTCCGACGCCGAACTCGTCGAGCTGGTCCGGGGCGCGCAGATCGCGTGCGTGCCGTCCCTGTACGAGGGGTTCTCGCTGCCCGCCGCCGAGGCGATGGCCACCGGGACCCCGCTCGTCGCCACCACCGGCGGCGCCATCCCCGAGGTCGCTGGCCCCGACGGAGAGACCTGCCTCGCGGTCCCGCCGGGCGACGCGGGCGCGCTGGCGGTGGCCCTCGGCAGGCTGCTCGGCGCCCCGGAACTGCGCGCCAGGCTGGGGGCGGCAGGCCGCGCGCGGGTGCTGTCCCGGTTCACCTGGGCCAGGGCCGCGCAGGGCACCGCCGAGCTGTACCGGGAGGCGATCGCCCGGCAGCGCGGCCGGGGCCGTAACGTGGCGGCGGTCCGTGGAGGCGCTCGCTGATGCGGCGCCCGCCGTACCCGTACCCGTCCCCGCACGCCCGCCTCATCCGTACCGCCCGCACTGTCCGCCCCACCCGTACCGCCTGTCTCATGCGTACCGCCCGTACTCTCGACCGCGAAAGCAGGACGACCCTGTGCTGACCGTGGACTTCACCCGCTTCCCGCTCGCCGCGGGCGACCGCGTGCTCGATCTGGGGTGCGGCGCGGGCCGGCACGCCTTCGAGTGCTACCGGCGCGGCGCTCAGGTCGTGGCCCTCGACCGGAACGCCGAGGAGATCCGCGAGGTCGCCAAGTGGTTCGCGGCGATGAAGGCGGAGGGCGAGGCGCCGCCCGGAGCCACCGCCACCGCCATGGAGGGGGACGCGCTCCATCTGCCGTTCCCCGACGAGTCGTTCGACGTGGTGATCATCTCCGAGGTCATGGAGCACATCCCGGACGACAAGGGCGTGCTCGCCGAGATGGTCCGGGTGCTGCGGCCGGGCGGCCGGATCGCGGTCACGGTGCCGAGGTACGGGCCCGAGAAGGTGTGCTGGGCGCTCTCCGACGCGTACCACGAGGTCGAGGGCGGCCATATCCGGATCTACAAGGCCGACGAACTCCTCGGCCGGATGCGGCAGGCCGGGCTCAAGCCGTACGGCACCCACCACGCGCACGCCCTGCACGCGCCGTACTGGTGGCTGAAGTGCGCCTTCGGTGTGGACAACGACAAGGCGCTGCCCGTCCGCGCGTACCACAAGCTCCTGGTGTGGGACATCATGAAGAAGCCTCTCGCGACCCGGGTCACCGAGCAGCTCCTCAACCCGGTCGTGGGCAAGAGCTTCGTGGCGTACGCGACCAAGCCGCACCTGCCCACGGCGGCGGCCTCCTCCGCGGCGGCCGCCCCGTCCGCGACGTCCGCCTTCTCGGGGACTGACGCCGAGTGACCCTTCCCCGACGTGGCCCCGAGGCCACGGAACACCTCGTCCTGCCCGGTGTGCTGACCGCCGATGAGGCCGCGCGGACGGTGGCCGCCGTCCTGGCCGTCCAGCGCCCCGACGGCTCGATCCCCTGGTTCCACGGCCACCACCTCGACCCCTGGGACCACACCGAGGCGGCCATGGCGCTGGACGCGGCGGGCGAGGACGAGGCGGCGGCGCGGGCGTACGCGTGGCTGGCCAGGACCCAGAACGAGGACGGGTCCTGGTACGCGGCCTACGCCGACAGCGGCGCGGCCCCGGCGGACGACCGTACTTCCGGCGACGGCGCGGCCGTTCCGGCCCTTCCGGCCGACCGGTCCCGTGAGACCAACTTCTGCGCGTACGTGGCCGTGGGCGTCTGGCACCACTATCTGGCCACCGGGGACGACGGCTTCCTCGACCGGATGTGGCCCGTCGTCC
It encodes the following:
- a CDS encoding STAS domain-containing protein; protein product: MPPSYEPLHVEIVSLRDHVLVRVRGELDCDTGPDLFATLAPLAHHRVELDFSQVHFMDSTGLNILRSQRRASRQAGGDLCLRLYTAPVRRVLDVTRTFDYLTAPCEA
- a CDS encoding lamin tail domain-containing protein, whose amino-acid sequence is MRGRRARIIAITLPVGIVGSLIALPFTAQATPSPDAVIAEVYGGGGNSGATFTNDFIELGNAGGASFDLTGWSVQYLSGSPTATTKWSVTPLDGAIPAGGSYLVQEAKGAGGDTPLPTPDATGTIAMSASSGTVALVHSTTALTCLTADDCAADTSVKDLVGFGTAAVKETAPATGADNTHSVARNAALTDTDNNSADLSGSTPTPRNSAGAGEGPGGGEPSPTPSPTDTTPGELRVHDIQGATRISPYVGKSVTNVPGVVTAVRSTGTSRGFWIQDTKPDKNPATSEAVFVFTGSTTPQVKVGDSVLVSAKVVEYYPGGQSSGSQSITELSGPTTTVLSSGNKLPAPEVVNAKTLPDTYAPKVKGLNIEPLALKPDKFALDWFESREGMLLQIGDSRVVGASNSYGETWVTTKPKQNATPRGGTVYTGYDEVNSGRLKLISLTGDTVTANVGDTLTGPSTGVLDYSNYGGYTLQTTTLGKVKSGGLKPEVAKKGKDDELSVATYNVENLAPTNAQSKFDRLADGVVTNLASPDVVSLEEIQDNNGNKDDGTVAADQTLAKFTAAIKAKGGPSYEWRSIDPVDKADGGEPGGNIRNVFLFNPKRVSFVDRPGGDATTAVEVVTSGKKDKTVSLSVSPGRINPASDAWKNSRKPLVGEFDFRGQRIFVVGNHFNSKGGDQPTHGVNQPPVLGSETQRLAQAKEVHGFVSDLLAKDKKAKIVVLGDLNDYQFSKPLTTLTKGKVLTDLISTLPKNERYSYVYDGNSQTLDHILVSPAIKKPGYDVVHINAEFADQASDHDPQVVRVK
- a CDS encoding class I SAM-dependent methyltransferase, yielding MLTVDFTRFPLAAGDRVLDLGCGAGRHAFECYRRGAQVVALDRNAEEIREVAKWFAAMKAEGEAPPGATATAMEGDALHLPFPDESFDVVIISEVMEHIPDDKGVLAEMVRVLRPGGRIAVTVPRYGPEKVCWALSDAYHEVEGGHIRIYKADELLGRMRQAGLKPYGTHHAHALHAPYWWLKCAFGVDNDKALPVRAYHKLLVWDIMKKPLATRVTEQLLNPVVGKSFVAYATKPHLPTAAASSAAAAPSATSAFSGTDAE
- a CDS encoding TetR family transcriptional regulator, whose protein sequence is MTAEADPASPPAPPYPPPPPSSSCAPPAASCAPPTALTERQEARRRNILGAATRLACRGGFDAVQMREVAEEAGVALGTLYRYFPSKIHLLVATTLDQLEQLHATLRERPPSGGGAAERVAETLLRACRALQRDPYLADAMFRALTFADRSVSAEVAAVSRRTTAIVLEAMGPDVGPHGPTPEQLSAVRVVVHTWHAALISRLAGRASIEEVRADIATVCRLIELTTPR
- a CDS encoding prenyltransferase/squalene oxidase repeat-containing protein, whose translation is MTTVRRCTAALAASAVLCVAFAPAAAAGGDRSPAPAPAEARTPAAGASTMQADPSSDTASGAATTIVIPPGLYGDKDPTQDGVWRQSLSMLGQAAAQVRPGDQAVIWLKSQQCASGAFPAFRADPSVPCDEKTAVDARSTAAAIQALSSLGEQQLPMDHGVSWLRSVQNADGGWGRRPGTPSDATSTSLVIGALTAAGVRPSSVRTHNNAPSPEGKHAFDALVRLSIPCGAASGADAGAFAYRPDASGLLTADDAATAAAVLAGVGKRMVTSPVAPGTTPVCENTKGTETDPAADLPPERAARNGASYLAAALASTGHLDQPQAPGTDSAESADGGDSVPVPSAPPADIGNTAAAVVALTTTGYGDRANIALEWLKQNCGAWAQANGPAAYAQLIFAAHATGTDPRNFGGIDLVQRLNETGPAPKYISPAPAPGTAAGTGAAAGTSGGAAATAAAESALSGADGRGVLWLVGIALAGGIGIGYLLGNRRKTSRP
- a CDS encoding glycosyltransferase family 4 protein, whose product is MTAEAIEAGTEPEPRGDGDDRPLRIALLSYKGNPFCGGQGVYVRHLSRELARLGHSVEVIGAQPYPVLDEGVPLTELSSLDLYRHPDPFRTPKRAEFRDWIDAVEVSTMWTGGFPEPLTFSLRARRHLAARAGEFDVVHDNQTLGYGLLGDLGAPLVTTIHHPITVDRELDLAAAPHWRRRVSVRRWYGFTRMQKRVARRLPSVLTVSGSSKQEITDHLGVRADRIDVVHIGADTGLFSPDPAVPEVPGRIVTTSSADVPLKGLVHLVEALAKVRTEHPAAHLVVVGKRAEDGPVAQAIERFGLHDAVRFVKGISDAELVELVRGAQIACVPSLYEGFSLPAAEAMATGTPLVATTGGAIPEVAGPDGETCLAVPPGDAGALAVALGRLLGAPELRARLGAAGRARVLSRFTWARAAQGTAELYREAIARQRGRGRNVAAVRGGAR